In Humulus lupulus chromosome 6, drHumLupu1.1, whole genome shotgun sequence, a single genomic region encodes these proteins:
- the LOC133786049 gene encoding receptor-like protein 12, whose product MCSSAKSLQILQLSNCSFKGSSNSAMLTNLTQLVELSFLGIDSNNFGGQIPLFFLNLQQLIVLDLSRNNFVGKIPEFPKANSSQSPLQLNLRALFISDNLLSESIPSWKIPCKSLVYVDLRSNMIQGPLPTVPPSVTIFFISNNALFGEIPSTYCNLNLHSNNLSGEIPHDMFEKLTMLRSLHLSNNHLYGSLPHSLRSCQSLEVLDVGNNKINDTFPHWLEDLPMLRVLVLKSNRFHDLSSNGLVGVIPTKMAILTQLSNLNLLHNKLVGEIPRGNQFDTFNKDSYSGNLELCGPPVSKSCTSGETQPDDDDDEDDDGVFDWKIVMMGYGCGIILGISVGYMVLYSRWFDYWLNKKVREKRMS is encoded by the exons ATGTGTTCAAGTGCCAAGTCTTTGCAGATTTTGCAGCTTTCAAATTGTAGTTTTAAAGGATCATCAAATAGTGCAATGTTGACTAACCTCACTCAATTAGTGGAACTCAGTTTCTTAGGCATCGATAGCAACAATTTTGGAGGTCAAATTCCATTATTTTTTCTCAATCTTCAGCAGTTGATCGTTTTGGATCTTTCTCGCAACAATTTTGTTGGTAAGATTCCTGAATTTCCAAAAGCAAATTCCTCACAAAGCCCACTACAATTGAATTTAAGGGCCCTCTTCATATCTGATAACTTGCTTAGTGAATCAATACCTTCCTGG AAAATTCCATGTAAAAGCCTAGTCTATGTAGATCTTCGCTCTAACATGATTCAAGGGCCTCTTCCTACTGTTCCACCTTCAGTGACTATTTTTTTCATCTCAAACAATGCTCTATTTGGAGAGATACCTTCTACATATTGCAATTTGA ATTTGCATTCGAATAATCTTAGTGGAGAAATCCCTCATGACATGTTTGAAAAGTTAACTATGTTGAGGAGTTTGCATCTTAGTAACAATCATCTATATGGATCCCTGCCTCATTCTCTGCGTAGTTGCCAAAGCTTAGAAGTTTTAGATGTGGGAAATAACAAGATAAACGATACCTTCCCTCATTGGTTGGAAGATCTTCCAATGCTTCGAGTTCTTGTTTTGAAATCCAATAGATTCCATG ATCTCTCTTCAAATGGGCTTGTGGGAGTTATTCCTACTAAAATGGCAATTCTGACACAACTTTCGAACTTAAACCTTTTGCACAACAAATTAGTGGGAGAAATACCTCGTGGGAACCAGTTCGATACATTCAACAAAGATTCATACAGTGGGAACTTGGAACTATGTGGACCTCCAGTGTCTAAATCATGCACCAGCGGAGAGACACAAccagatgatgatgatgatgaagatgatgatggAGTATTCGATTGGAAGATTGTGATGATGGGATATGGATGTGGAATAATACTCGGAATATCTGTGGGTTACATGGTGCTTTACAGTAGATGGTTTGATTATTGGCTAAATAAAAAAGTTAGAGAAAAAAGAATGAGCTAG
- the LOC133786050 gene encoding uncharacterized protein LOC133786050, whose product MLQSVFQFLMAGGVLCHLDFPIFVAKHLEVKVLILDVTTPILVGSQLEFHIHHVKEVARVVKILSLLDSKTGKVAKKAPRCLTAKQSAVVEVTSNSGGFTGTSLCRWVLKLQSSWKGTRTNCSCRHCNKNY is encoded by the exons ATGTTGCAGTCAGTCTTCCAATTTTTGATGGCTGGTGGGGTGCTATGTCACCTTGATTTTCCAATTTTTGTAGCAAAACATTTAGAAGTGAAGGTTCTTATTTTGGATGTTACAACTCCAATATTAGTTGGTTCTCAG TTGGAGTTTCACATACACCACGTGAAGGAGGTGGCTAGAGTTGTAAAGATACTGTCGTTGCTCGATTCAAAGACGGGCAAGGTGGCAAAGAAGGCCCCTCGTTGTCTTACTGCGAAACAGAGTGCTGTTGTTGAGGTAACTTCAAATTCAGGTGGTTTTACAGGGACTAGTTTATGTAGATGGGTTCTCAAGTTGCAGAGCTCTTGGAAGGGTACTAGGACGAACTGTAGCTGTCGGCATTGTAACAAGAATTATTGA